ATAACGTTGACCAAAAgagtagcattttttttcaaattgacacatgtatgtatttgTTTGCGCGTTTGCATTTATGTGGCCACCCACCCAATTGCACGTTTGTGTTTCATCTTGtttaagtgaaaaaaggaaaggaaaacaaaaatgacgagGTTGCCTCGTGTGGCATGTGTGGCGAACATGGCAAGGATAACACGTATAACGCGAGCAATGGGAACCATTGTGACCGTGGGGAGGACCGCCCCCAAGAGAGCAGCAGATCCGCATAACTACAAACAGTGGACATTCTCAAACAAAAGACGATTCATGTCAACCGCGCAAAACGCAACCATGAACCAAGCcacagagaaaaatgaatctgtaaaaaaaaagtccgaCCATGCTGAAAATAGCatacaacaaaatgaactgaagaaattttccatatttcGATACAACCCACAGAATAATAAAAGacccaaaatggaaacatttGAAGTAGATATAGATAACTGCGGACCGATGGTTTTAGATGTCCTGATTAAGATAAAAGATGAAATAGATTCTACGTTATCCTTCAGGAGGAGTTGTCGTGAAGGTATCTGTGGAAGTTGCGCCATGAacataaatggaaaaaacggGTTAGCATGTTTAACTGAAGTAAAtaaagacaaaaaggaagtcaCCGAAATTCACCCTTTGCCCAAtttgtatattataaaagaCTTAGTTCCagatttaacaaatttttataatcaaTATAAATCTATTGATCCTtggttaaaaagaaaaacgaaaaaagaaaaagggcaGAAAGAATTTTACCAATCTATTGAggacaggaaaaaattagATGGCTTATATGAATGCATTATGTGTGCATCTTGTTCCACGTCGTGTCCGTCTTATTGGTGGAACCCAGAATATTATTTAGGCCCTGCCACGTTAATGCAAGCCTATCGATGGATTGTCGACAGTAGGGACGAATATACAAAAGAACGTCTAATGGAAGTTAATGACACGATGAAGTTGTACAGATGCCATGGTATCATGAATTGTACCCTTTGCTGCCCGAAAGGCCTGGACCCAGCCAAAGCCATCAGAAATATGAAAGAGTTGGTGcaggaaaatttttccaaggaaaacataaaatcGCATGCGAATTATGTGAAGGAAAAGATGGAGAAAACGAAGTAAAGTATAGCATAGGTGAGGAGGGACACCCGGGAAAAGACATAGCAAGGGTGATGGAAGGGAGCATCGATGCATCTTTTCCCTACTGAGGATTGTTAAATCGAAACTgtaaattcaaatttttacatCCTTTTTAAGCTCGTGGATTTTTGCGCATCTTCAGGCCATAGAATCACACGTGTTcttatttatcttttttttttttttatatgcacatttttacctaagataaaataatcaGAGCTGCTTCCTATTTTGTCACTTCCTtatggttcattttttgtgtactcGATATTTAGGTATACTAAAAagtgtatttatataaacaCGTTTGTTGCGTTTCCTCGCCAAGgcgcatttttcttttttttttttgttcaccagCAAAATGTA
This genomic stretch from Plasmodium cynomolgi strain B DNA, chromosome 14, whole genome shotgun sequence harbors:
- a CDS encoding iron-sulfur subunit of succinate dehydrogenase (putative); protein product: MTRLPRVACVANMARITRITRAMGTIVTVGRTAPKRAADPHNYKQWTFSNKRRFMSTAQNATMNQATEKNESVKKKSDHAENSIQQNELKKFSIFRYNPQNNKRPKMETFEVDIDNCGPMVLDVLIKIKDEIDSTLSFRRSCREGICGSCAMNINGKNGLACLTEVNKDKKEVTEIHPLPNLYIIKDLVPDLTNFYNQYKSIDPWLKRKTKKEKGQKEFYQSIEDRKKLDGLYECIMCASCSTSCPSYWWNPEYYLGPATLMQAYRWIVDSRDEYTKERLMEVNDTMKLYRCHGIMNCTLCCPKGLDPAKAIRNMKELVQENFSKENIKSHANYVKEKMEKTK